From Camelina sativa cultivar DH55 chromosome 7, Cs, whole genome shotgun sequence, one genomic window encodes:
- the LOC104699811 gene encoding uncharacterized protein LOC104699811 isoform X1 — protein MDSHKTEEGQFHHHDIDSTADLIVQSPPSTLNHHHNSEVDPDFSLPEFVLFRSSPSGDSPGQSSDEHDDASHPYAGTPKFDGSSNSRVSSEGRDEFFISPESHISTQFYTFNADSHALMILCLREARLATPTEIRIATPRSVLKSWRCVWKDRNEETAYITAWKRIQDKLTSRLDPATGNEFLCFKNNTQQFVSHINQWQDIVMGYHADGDLKHLGLKETIERIKQVWTVGAKLYGIPESFIRVCVAACPVCNAESGSASRNKRRRFEYTESFDVPAKEVPDRLQQLAAKHKVVLCIRQKYIRYKPFMAEVKDYACHRAGEPSSVKKARILKREPYQSKKCGCGFRIRAIVPIANYSERTKTFVYQEEGTAVFKLYAVHSGHEPGATDGNARIMHRVVGHKDLLMDQETVYGVQEDLDTDGVGGDMRLAVLHQVQELRSELGTLEGKLGTFSEEMLGSMSSELFEMLNKIRNFGDESAKGTTGLLPEKTDSDEILVGGNDLAHWSDHHHEHLYGDGKDAELIEDDEDSFGRNLDNVVPWEEIRPPSGCGSPKDTLSEACKSDKWLKCNDFNEKSILNSEESKLTKEMIHDGAGSIETDVGLAGIQVDDSFYQENSKWYDPPCGLDSNTDGEDHGFRHGEIL, from the exons ATGGATTCTCACAAAACCGAAGAAGGCCAATTCCATCACCATGATATTGATTCGACGGCGGACTTAATCGTTCAATCACCACCCTCCACTCTCAATCACCACCACAATTCCGAAGTCGATCCCGATTTTTCTCTCCCGGAATTCGTACTCTTCCGTTCTTCTCCATCCGGAGATTCTCCTGGTCAATCCTCCGACGAACACGACGATGCGTCTCACCCCTACGCCGGAACCCCCAAATTTGATGGTTCTTCAAATTCTAGGGTTTCTAGTGAAGGAAGAGATGAGTTTTTTATCAGCCCAGAGTCACACATCTCAACTCAGTTCTACACTTTCAACGCTGATTCTCACGCTCTCATGATCCTCTGTCTCCGTGAGGCACGTCTAGCTACTCCCACTGAGATCCGTATCGCCACGCCTAGGTCTGTACTCAAGTCATGGCGCTGCGTTTGGAAGGACCGAAACGAGGAAACAGCTTACATCACCGCATGGAAACGGATCCAGGATAAGCTCACTTCCCGCCTTGATCCAGCCACTGGTAACGAGTTTCTCTGCTTCAAGAATAATACTCAGCAATTCGTCTCTCACATTAACCAGTGGCAAGATATAGTCATGGGCTATCACGCTGATGGTGATTTGAAACACCTAGGACTTAAAGAGACCATTGAAAGGATTAAACAAGTTTGGACTGTTGGTGCTAAGCTCTATGGCATTCCCGAGAGCTTTATTAGGGTCTGTGTAGCCGCCTGTCCTGTTTGTAATGCTGAATCTGGTTCTGCTTCGAGGAACAAACGGCGTAGGTTTGAGTATACAGAGTCTTTTGATGTGCCTGCCAAGGAAGTCCCCGACAGGTTGCAGCAATTGGCTGCCAAGCACAAGGTTGTGCTCTGCATTAGGCAGAAGTATATTAGGTATAAGCCATTTATGGCAGAGGTGAAGGATTATGCTTGTCATAGAGCTGGAGAGCCTAGCTCAGTTAAGAAGGCTAGGATTTTGAAGAGGGAGCCTTATCAGTCGAAGAAATGCGGTTGTGGTTTTAGGATTAGAGCTATTGTGCCCATTGCTAACTACAGTGAAAGGACCAAGACTTTTGTATACCAGGAAGAAGGGACAGCTGTTTTTAAGCTATACGCTGTCCATTCAGGACATGAGCCAGGGGCAACGGATGGAAATGCGAGAATCATGCATCGGGTTGTTGGTCATAAGGATTTATTGATGGATCAAGAAACTGTCTACGGAGTGCAGGAAGACTTGGATACTGATGGGGTCGGTGGCGATATGCGTTTAGCTGTCTTGCATCAGGTGCAG GAACTAAGGAGTGAACTTGGCACTCTAGAAGGAAAGCTTGGAACGTTTTCAGAAGAGATGTTGGGTTCAATGTCCAGCGAGTTGTTTGAGATGCTCAACAAGATCAGGAATTTCGGCGATGAGAGTGCTAAGGGAACAACGGGCTTGCTTCCAGAGAAGACAGACTCAGATGAAATACTTGTTGGAGGTAATGATCTGGCACATTGGAGTGACCATCATCACGAGCATTTATATGGAGATGGGAAGGATGCAGAACttattgaagatgatgaggacaGTTTTGGGAGGAACCTTGATAATGTTGTTCCTTGGGAAGAGATAAGGCCACCGTCGGGTTGTGGAAGTCCAAAAGATACCTTGTCTGAGGCATGCAAGTCTGACAAATGGTTGAAATGCAATGACTTTAATGAGAAGAGCATTCTGAATAGTGAAGAATCTAAACTAACAAAAGAGATGATACACGATGGAGCAGGTAGTATAGAAACAGATGTAGGTTTAGCTGGTATACAAGTCGATGATAGCTTCTATCAAGAAAACTCCAAGTGGTATGATCCTCCTTGTGGTTTGGATTCAAACACAGACGGTGAAGACCATGGATTCAGACACGGGGAGATTTTGTAG
- the LOC104699811 gene encoding uncharacterized protein LOC104699811 isoform X2 gives MDSHKTEEGQFHHHDIDSTADLIVQSPPSTLNHHHNSEVDPDFSLPEFVLFRSSPSGDSPGQSSDEHDDASHPYAGTPKFDGSSNSRVSSEGRDEFFISPESHISTQFYTFNADSHALMILCLREARLATPTEIRIATPRSVLKSWRCVWKDRNEETAYITAWKRIQDKLTSRLDPATGNEFLCFKNNTQQFVSHINQWQDIVMGYHADGDLKHLGLKETIERIKQVWTVGAKLYGIPESFIRVCVAACPVCNAESGSASRNKRRRFEYTESFDVPAKEVPDRLQQLAAKHKVVLCIRQKYIRYKPFMAEVKDYACHRAGEPSSIKKARILKREPYQSKKCGCGFRIRAIVPIANYSERTKTFVYQEEGTAVFKLYAVHSGHEPGATDGNARIMHRVVGHKDLLMDQETVYGVQEDLDTDGVGGDMRLAVLHQVQELRSELGTLEGKLGTFSEEMLGSMSSELFEMLNKIRNFGDESAKGTTGLLPEKTDSDEILVGGNDLAHWSDHHHEHLYGDGKDAELIEDDEDSFGRNLDNVVPWEEIRPPSGCGSPKDTLSEACKSDKWLKCNDFNEKSILNSEESKLTKEMIHDGAGSIETDVGLAGIQVDDSFYQENSKWYDPPCGLDSNTDGEDHGFRHGEIL, from the exons ATGGATTCTCACAAAACCGAAGAAGGCCAATTCCATCACCATGATATTGATTCGACGGCGGACTTAATCGTTCAATCACCACCCTCCACTCTCAATCACCACCACAATTCCGAAGTCGATCCCGATTTTTCTCTCCCGGAATTCGTACTCTTCCGTTCTTCTCCATCCGGAGATTCTCCTGGTCAATCCTCCGACGAACACGACGATGCGTCTCACCCCTACGCCGGAACCCCCAAATTTGATGGTTCTTCAAATTCTAGGGTTTCTAGTGAAGGAAGAGATGAGTTTTTTATCAGCCCAGAGTCACACATCTCAACTCAGTTCTACACTTTCAACGCTGATTCTCACGCTCTCATGATCCTCTGTCTCCGTGAGGCACGTCTAGCTACTCCCACTGAGATCCGTATCGCCACGCCTAGGTCTGTACTCAAGTCATGGCGCTGCGTTTGGAAGGACCGAAACGAGGAAACAGCTTACATCACCGCATGGAAACGGATCCAGGATAAGCTCACTTCCCGCCTTGATCCAGCCACTGGTAACGAGTTTCTCTGCTTCAAGAATAATACTCAGCAATTCGTCTCTCACATTAACCAGTGGCAAGATATAGTCATGGGCTATCACGCTGATGGTGATTTGAAACACCTAGGACTTAAAGAGACCATTGAAAGGATTAAACAAGTTTGGACTGTTGGTGCTAAGCTCTATGGCATTCCCGAGAGCTTTATTAGGGTCTGTGTAGCCGCCTGTCCTGTTTGTAATGCTGAATCTGGTTCTGCTTCGAGGAACAAACGGCGTAGGTTTGAGTATACAGAGTCTTTTGATGTGCCTGCCAAGGAAGTCCCCGACAGGTTGCAGCAATTGGCTGCCAAGCACAAGGTTGTGCTCTGCATTAGGCAGAAGTATATTAGGTATAAGCCAT TTATGGCAGAGGTGAAGGATTATGCTTGTCATAGAGCTGGGGAGCCTTCCTCAATTAAGAAGGCTAGGATTTTGAAGAGGGAGCCTTATCAGTCGAAGAAATGCGGTTGTGGTTTTAGGATTAGAGCTATTGTGCCCATTGCTAACTACAGTGAAAGGACCAAGACTTTTGTATACCAGGAAGAAGGGACAGCTGTTTTTAAGCTATACGCTGTCCATTCAGGACATGAGCCAGGGGCAACGGATGGAAATGCGAGAATCATGCATCGGGTTGTTGGTCATAAGGATTTATTGATGGATCAAGAAACTGTCTACGGAGTGCAGGAAGACTTGGATACTGATGGGGTCGGTGGCGATATGCGTTTAGCTGTCTTGCATCAGGTGCAGGAACTAAGGAGTGAACTTGGCACTCTAGAAGGAAAGCTTGGAACGTTTTCAGAAGAGATGTTGGGTTCAATGTCCAGCGAGTTGTTTGAGATGCTCAACAAGATCAGGAATTTCGGCGATGAGAGTGCTAAGGGAACAACGGGCTTGCTTCCAGAGAAGACAGACTCAGATGAAATACTTGTTGGAGGTAATGATCTGGCACATTGGAGTGACCATCATCACGAGCATTTATATGGAGATGGGAAGGATGCAGAACttattgaagatgatgaggacaGTTTTGGGAGGAACCTTGATAATGTTGTTCCTTGGGAAGAGATAAGGCCACCGTCGGGTTGTGGAAGTCCAAAAGATACCTTGTCTGAGGCATGCAAGTCTGACAAATGGTTGAAATGCAATGACTTTAATGAGAAGAGCATTCTGAATAGTGAAGAATCTAAACTAACAAAAGAGATGATACACGATGGAGCAGGTAGTATAGAAACAGATGTAGGTTTAGCTGGTATACAAGTCGATGATAGCTTCTATCAAGAAAACTCCAAGTGGTATGATCCTCCTTGTGGTTTGGATTCAAACACAGACGGTGAAGACCATGGATTCAGACACGGGGAGATTTTGTAG
- the LOC104699811 gene encoding uncharacterized protein LOC104699811 isoform X4, translated as MDSHKTEEGQFHHHDIDSTADLIVQSPPSTLNHHHNSEVDPDFSLPEFVLFRSSPSGDSPGQSSDEHDDASHPYAGTPKFDGSSNSRVSSEGRDEFFISPESHISTQFYTFNADSHALMILCLREARLATPTEIRIATPRSVLKSWRCVWKDRNEETAYITAWKRIQDKLTSRLDPATGNEFLCFKNNTQQFVSHINQWQDIVMGYHADGDLKHLGLKETIERIKQVWTVGAKLYGIPESFIRVCVAACPVCNAESGSASRNKRRRFEYTESFDVPAKEVPDRLQQLAAKHKVVLCIRQKYIRYKPFMAEVKDYACHRAGEPSSVKKARILKREPYQSKKCGCGFRIRAIVPIANYSERTKTFVYQEEGTAVFKLYAVHSGHEPGATDGNARIMHRVVGHKDLLMDQETVYGVQEDLDTDGVDLDTDGVGGDMRLAVLHQVQELRSELGTLEGKLGTFSEEMLGSMSSELFEMLNKIRNFGDESAKGTTGLLPEKTDSDEILVGGNDLAHWSDHHHEHLYGDGKDAELIEDDEDSFGRNLDNVVPWEEIRPPSGCGSPKDTLSEACKSDKWLKCNDFNEKSILNSEESKLTKEMIHDGAGSIETDVGLAGIQVDDSFYQENSKWYDPPCGLDSNTDGEDHGFRHGEIL; from the exons ATGGATTCTCACAAAACCGAAGAAGGCCAATTCCATCACCATGATATTGATTCGACGGCGGACTTAATCGTTCAATCACCACCCTCCACTCTCAATCACCACCACAATTCCGAAGTCGATCCCGATTTTTCTCTCCCGGAATTCGTACTCTTCCGTTCTTCTCCATCCGGAGATTCTCCTGGTCAATCCTCCGACGAACACGACGATGCGTCTCACCCCTACGCCGGAACCCCCAAATTTGATGGTTCTTCAAATTCTAGGGTTTCTAGTGAAGGAAGAGATGAGTTTTTTATCAGCCCAGAGTCACACATCTCAACTCAGTTCTACACTTTCAACGCTGATTCTCACGCTCTCATGATCCTCTGTCTCCGTGAGGCACGTCTAGCTACTCCCACTGAGATCCGTATCGCCACGCCTAGGTCTGTACTCAAGTCATGGCGCTGCGTTTGGAAGGACCGAAACGAGGAAACAGCTTACATCACCGCATGGAAACGGATCCAGGATAAGCTCACTTCCCGCCTTGATCCAGCCACTGGTAACGAGTTTCTCTGCTTCAAGAATAATACTCAGCAATTCGTCTCTCACATTAACCAGTGGCAAGATATAGTCATGGGCTATCACGCTGATGGTGATTTGAAACACCTAGGACTTAAAGAGACCATTGAAAGGATTAAACAAGTTTGGACTGTTGGTGCTAAGCTCTATGGCATTCCCGAGAGCTTTATTAGGGTCTGTGTAGCCGCCTGTCCTGTTTGTAATGCTGAATCTGGTTCTGCTTCGAGGAACAAACGGCGTAGGTTTGAGTATACAGAGTCTTTTGATGTGCCTGCCAAGGAAGTCCCCGACAGGTTGCAGCAATTGGCTGCCAAGCACAAGGTTGTGCTCTGCATTAGGCAGAAGTATATTAGGTATAAGCCATTTATGGCAGAGGTGAAGGATTATGCTTGTCATAGAGCTGGAGAGCCTAGCTCAGTTAAGAAGGCTAGGATTTTGAAGAGGGAGCCTTATCAGTCGAAGAAATGCGGTTGTGGTTTTAGGATTAGAGCTATTGTGCCCATTGCTAACTACAGTGAAAGGACCAAGACTTTTGTATACCAGGAAGAAGGGACAGCTGTTTTTAAGCTATACGCTGTCCATTCAGGACATGAGCCAGGGGCAACGGATGGAAATGCGAGAATCATGCATCGGGTTGTTGGTCATAAGGATTTATTGATGGATCAAGAAACTGTCTACGGAGTGCAGGAAGACTTGGATACTGATGGGGTCG ACTTGGATACTGATGGGGTCGGTGGCGATATGCGTTTAGCTGTCTTGCATCAGGTGCAGGAACTAAGGAGTGAACTTGGCACTCTAGAAGGAAAGCTTGGAACGTTTTCAGAAGAGATGTTGGGTTCAATGTCCAGCGAGTTGTTTGAGATGCTCAACAAGATCAGGAATTTCGGCGATGAGAGTGCTAAGGGAACAACGGGCTTGCTTCCAGAGAAGACAGACTCAGATGAAATACTTGTTGGAGGTAATGATCTGGCACATTGGAGTGACCATCATCACGAGCATTTATATGGAGATGGGAAGGATGCAGAACttattgaagatgatgaggacaGTTTTGGGAGGAACCTTGATAATGTTGTTCCTTGGGAAGAGATAAGGCCACCGTCGGGTTGTGGAAGTCCAAAAGATACCTTGTCTGAGGCATGCAAGTCTGACAAATGGTTGAAATGCAATGACTTTAATGAGAAGAGCATTCTGAATAGTGAAGAATCTAAACTAACAAAAGAGATGATACACGATGGAGCAGGTAGTATAGAAACAGATGTAGGTTTAGCTGGTATACAAGTCGATGATAGCTTCTATCAAGAAAACTCCAAGTGGTATGATCCTCCTTGTGGTTTGGATTCAAACACAGACGGTGAAGACCATGGATTCAGACACGGGGAGATTTTGTAG
- the LOC104699811 gene encoding uncharacterized protein LOC104699811 isoform X3 produces the protein MDSHKTEEGQFHHHDIDSTADLIVQSPPSTLNHHHNSEVDPDFSLPEFVLFRSSPSGDSPGQSSDEHDDASHPYAGTPKFDGSSNSRVSSEGRDEFFISPESHISTQFYTFNADSHALMILCLREARLATPTEIRIATPRSVLKSWRCVWKDRNEETAYITAWKRIQDKLTSRLDPATGNEFLCFKNNTQQFVSHINQWQDIVMGYHADGDLKHLGLKETIERIKQVWTVGAKLYGIPESFIRVCVAACPVCNAESGSASRNKRRRFEYTESFDVPAKEVPDRLQQLAAKHKVVLCIRQKYIRYKPFMAEVKDYACHRAGEPSSIKKARILKREPYQSKKCGCGFRIRAIVPIANYSERTKTFVYQEEGTAVFKLYAVHSGHEPGATDGNARIMHRVVGHKDLLMDQETVYGVQEDLDTDGVGGDMRLAVLHQVQELRSELGTLEGKLGTFSEEMLGSMSSELFEMLNKIRNFGDESAKGTTGLLPEKTDSDEILVGGNDLAHWSDHHHEHLYGDGKDAELIEDDEDSFGRNLDNVVPWEEIRPPSGCGSPKDTLSEACKSDKWLKCNDFNEKSILNSEESKLTKEMIHDGAGSIETDVGLAGIQVDDSFYQENSKWYDPPCGLDSNTDGEDHGFRHGEIL, from the exons ATGGATTCTCACAAAACCGAAGAAGGCCAATTCCATCACCATGATATTGATTCGACGGCGGACTTAATCGTTCAATCACCACCCTCCACTCTCAATCACCACCACAATTCCGAAGTCGATCCCGATTTTTCTCTCCCGGAATTCGTACTCTTCCGTTCTTCTCCATCCGGAGATTCTCCTGGTCAATCCTCCGACGAACACGACGATGCGTCTCACCCCTACGCCGGAACCCCCAAATTTGATGGTTCTTCAAATTCTAGGGTTTCTAGTGAAGGAAGAGATGAGTTTTTTATCAGCCCAGAGTCACACATCTCAACTCAGTTCTACACTTTCAACGCTGATTCTCACGCTCTCATGATCCTCTGTCTCCGTGAGGCACGTCTAGCTACTCCCACTGAGATCCGTATCGCCACGCCTAGGTCTGTACTCAAGTCATGGCGCTGCGTTTGGAAGGACCGAAACGAGGAAACAGCTTACATCACCGCATGGAAACGGATCCAGGATAAGCTCACTTCCCGCCTTGATCCAGCCACTGGTAACGAGTTTCTCTGCTTCAAGAATAATACTCAGCAATTCGTCTCTCACATTAACCAGTGGCAAGATATAGTCATGGGCTATCACGCTGATGGTGATTTGAAACACCTAGGACTTAAAGAGACCATTGAAAGGATTAAACAAGTTTGGACTGTTGGTGCTAAGCTCTATGGCATTCCCGAGAGCTTTATTAGGGTCTGTGTAGCCGCCTGTCCTGTTTGTAATGCTGAATCTGGTTCTGCTTCGAGGAACAAACGGCGTAGGTTTGAGTATACAGAGTCTTTTGATGTGCCTGCCAAGGAAGTCCCCGACAGGTTGCAGCAATTGGCTGCCAAGCACAAGGTTGTGCTCTGCATTAGGCAGAAGTATATTAGGTATAAGCCATTTATGGCAGAGGTGAAG GATTATGCTTGTCATAGAGCTGGGGAGCCTTCCTCAATTAAGAAGGCTAGGATTTTGAAGAGGGAGCCTTATCAGTCGAAGAAATGCGGTTGTGGTTTTAGGATTAGAGCTATTGTGCCCATTGCTAACTACAGTGAAAGGACCAAGACTTTTGTATACCAGGAAGAAGGGACAGCTGTTTTTAAGCTATACGCTGTCCATTCAGGACATGAGCCAGGGGCAACGGATGGAAATGCGAGAATCATGCATCGGGTTGTTGGTCATAAGGATTTATTGATGGATCAAGAAACTGTCTACGGAGTGCAGGAAGACTTGGATACTGATGGGGTCGGTGGCGATATGCGTTTAGCTGTCTTGCATCAGGTGCAGGAACTAAGGAGTGAACTTGGCACTCTAGAAGGAAAGCTTGGAACGTTTTCAGAAGAGATGTTGGGTTCAATGTCCAGCGAGTTGTTTGAGATGCTCAACAAGATCAGGAATTTCGGCGATGAGAGTGCTAAGGGAACAACGGGCTTGCTTCCAGAGAAGACAGACTCAGATGAAATACTTGTTGGAGGTAATGATCTGGCACATTGGAGTGACCATCATCACGAGCATTTATATGGAGATGGGAAGGATGCAGAACttattgaagatgatgaggacaGTTTTGGGAGGAACCTTGATAATGTTGTTCCTTGGGAAGAGATAAGGCCACCGTCGGGTTGTGGAAGTCCAAAAGATACCTTGTCTGAGGCATGCAAGTCTGACAAATGGTTGAAATGCAATGACTTTAATGAGAAGAGCATTCTGAATAGTGAAGAATCTAAACTAACAAAAGAGATGATACACGATGGAGCAGGTAGTATAGAAACAGATGTAGGTTTAGCTGGTATACAAGTCGATGATAGCTTCTATCAAGAAAACTCCAAGTGGTATGATCCTCCTTGTGGTTTGGATTCAAACACAGACGGTGAAGACCATGGATTCAGACACGGGGAGATTTTGTAG
- the LOC104699812 gene encoding 65-kDa microtubule-associated protein 4-like — protein sequence MMRNSTEQFSRIETTCGLLLRQLQEIWNEMGETEDEKDTALADIEKECLSVYKRKVEEASRCKANLLKEIAFGRSEIAAIGSSMGGQEIHFNSRLGENLKEELENVNVQLEGLRKKKAERMYRFNEVIDQLLKLSSQLGNPTDYLKKFASEETDLSLQKLEELRRQLAELQNEKSKRLEEVERLLKTLNSLCSVLGEDFKDMRRGIHSSLVDSNTRDVNRSTLDKLDMMIVNLREVKLQRMQKVQDLAVSLLELWNLLDTPAEEQKIFHNVTCSIALSEPEITEANILSVASIKRVDDEVIRLSKLKITKIKEVILRKKLELEEISRKMHMATEVLKSENFSVEAIESGVKDPEQLLEKIDSEIAKVKEEASSRKEILEKVEKWMSACEEESWLEEYNRDDNRYNAGRGAHLTLKRAEKARLLVNKLPGMVEALTAKVTAWEAERGNEFLYDGVRVLSMLDQYKTLWGEKEHEKQRQRDLKKLHGQLITEQEALYGSKPSPNKSGKKPLRTPVNAAMNRKLSLGGAMLNQSLKPEKATFNGKKNNYYDQNATSRRDSTLPTPSGRRNSELPGRLRSKNFSVSGKTVTNKGRSPMLRKPLSPVTSNILNSPEDHRDAYTTKPSSLEERILTHKTNEENERVVPTTPAASVAMMEATTPFTPAVEKRMDEAPVALEYSFEEVRAGFC from the exons ATGATGCGGAATTCAACAGAGCAGTTTTCGCGAATCGAGACTACATGTGGATTGTTACTTCGTCAATTGCAG GAAATATGGAATGAAATGGGAGAGACTGAGGATGAGAAAGATACTGCTTTGGCTGATATCGAGAAGGAGTGTCTCTCGGTTTATAAGCGAAAAGTTGAAGAGGCTAGTCGTTGTAAAGCCAATTTGCTTAAAGAAATCGCCTTTGGAAGATCTGAAATTGCAGCCATTGGTTCTTCTATGGGTGGACAAGAGATTCAt TTTAACAGCAGATTGGGAGAAAACTTGAAGGAAGAGCTTGAGAATGTTAATGTTCAACTGGAGGGACTACGCAAAAAGAAAGCTGAGAGAATGTATCGGTTTAATGAAGTCATTGATCAGTTACTGAAGTTGTCATCTCAACTTGGCAATCCAACAGATTATCTGAAGAAGTTTGCTTCAGAAGAGACTGATCTTTCGCTTCAGAAGTTGGAGGAGTTGCGTAGGCAATTGGCTGAACTCCAGAATGAAAAG AGTAAGAGATTGGAAGAGGTAGAACGTTTGCTGAAAACGCTTAACTCGTTGTGCTCGGTGCTTGGTGAAGATTTCAAGGACATGCGAAGAGGGATACATTCATCTCTGGTTGATTCTAACACCAGAGATGTGAACAGAAGTACTCTTGATAAGTTGGATATGATGATTGTGAATTTACGAGAGGTCAAGTTACAGCGAATGCAGAAG GTTCAAGATCTTGCAGTTTCCCTGTTGGAGCTCTGGAATCTGCTGGACACGCCTGCGGAAGAGCAAAAGATATTTCACAATGTCACCTGCAGCATCGCTTTGTCTGAGCCTGAAATAACTGAGGCCAACATACTATCTGTTGCTTCCATTAAACGC GTTGATGATGAAGTCATTAGGCTTAGCAAGCTCAAAATAACTAAGATCAAAGAGGTGATACTAAGAAAGAAGCTTGAGCTTGAGGAAATATCAAGGAAGATGCACATGGCAACCGAAGTTCTCAAATCAGAAAACTTTTCAGTTGAAGCTATAGAATCTG GAGTCAAGGATCCTGAGCAGCTGTTAGAGAAAATTGATTCCGAGATTGCAAAGGTCAAAGAGGAAGCTTCAAGCAGGAAGGAGATTCTTGAAAAAGTGGAGAAATGGATGTCAGCATGTGAAGAagagtcttggcttgaagagtaCAATCGG GATGATAACCGGTACAACGCTGGAAGAGGAGCTCATCTTACATTAAAGCGTGCGGAAAAAGCCCGTCTACTTGTCAATAAACTTCCTG GGATGGTGGAGGCTTTGACTGCCAAAGTCACAGCCTGGGAGGCTGAAAGAGGAAATGAATTCTTATATGATGGT GTCCGAGTTTTATCGATGCTTGATCAGTACAAGACTCTATGGGGAGAGAAAGAGCATGAAAAACAGAGACAAAGA GATCTGAAGAAACTCCATGGACAACTCATAACAGAACAAGAAGCCCTTTACGGGTCTAAACCAAGCCCAAATAAAAGCGGAAAGAAACCACTGAGAACGCCAGTGAATGCTGCCATGAACAGAAAACTCTCACTTGGTGGTGCCATGCTTAATCAAAGCTTGAAGCCTGAGAAGGCAACATTCAATGGCAAAAAGAACAACTACTATGACCAGAACGCTACTAGTAGAAGAGATTCAACTCTTCCTACTCCTTCAG GGAGGAGAAACTCAGAGCTTCCAGGTCGTCTCAGATCAAAGAACTTCTCAGTTTCAGGCAAAACTGTGACGAACAAAGGGAGATCTCCAATGCTTAGGAAGCCTCTTTCACCTGTCACTTCCAATATCTTGAATTCTCCAGAAGATCACAGGGATGCTTACACAACAAAACCATCATCTTTAGAGGAGAGAATCTTGACACATAAAACAAATGAAGAAAACGAAAGAGTTGTACCAACAACTCCGGCAGCTTCAGTCGCAATGATGGAGGCAACAACGCCGTTCACTCCTGCGGTGGAGAAGAGAATGGATGAAGCACCCGTTGCTCTTGAGTACTCGTTTGAAGAGGTTCGGGCCGGTTTTTGCTAA